The following coding sequences are from one Paludisphaera rhizosphaerae window:
- a CDS encoding MFS transporter translates to MSPPDLQPRRSLHYAWVVAGVTFCILLATAGVRSTPGVLIVPLEKEFGWSRATISSAVSVNLVLYGLIGPFAAALMSRIGVRNTVLMSLAIVASGVALTPLMSTPWQLVLLWGVVVGSGTGMTAMVLGATVVDRWFAERRGLVLGVLTASTATGQLVFLPLLASIVTRYGWRPAALLVAGAAAAVIPLVAFLLRERPSDLGLGRYGEQPDAAEIRPVAGNPALVAIDALRSGLRSRDFWLLAGSFFVCGASTNGLIGTHLIPACMDFGIPEVQAASLLALMGLFDLVGTTGSGWLSDRLDNRVLLSWYYGLRGLALIVLPMCLGSASWGLPIFALIYGLDWIATVPPTVRLTSDAFGRERSGVMFGWIVAAHQLGAATAALGAGTIRSWTGDYERAFLTSGALCLITAGFVLQIGRSRPHKAESESVEAMAEAALG, encoded by the coding sequence ATGTCGCCGCCGGACTTGCAGCCTCGTCGTTCCCTGCATTACGCCTGGGTCGTGGCCGGCGTCACGTTCTGCATCCTGCTGGCGACGGCCGGGGTCCGATCGACGCCCGGCGTCCTGATCGTCCCGCTGGAGAAGGAGTTCGGCTGGAGCCGGGCGACGATCTCGTCGGCGGTCTCCGTCAACCTGGTACTCTACGGGTTGATCGGGCCGTTCGCCGCGGCCTTGATGAGCCGGATCGGCGTCCGCAACACGGTGCTCATGTCGCTGGCGATCGTCGCGAGCGGCGTGGCGCTGACGCCGTTGATGTCGACTCCCTGGCAGCTTGTGTTGCTCTGGGGCGTGGTGGTGGGAAGCGGCACGGGGATGACGGCGATGGTCCTCGGCGCGACGGTCGTCGATCGTTGGTTCGCGGAGCGTCGGGGACTCGTCCTGGGCGTGCTGACGGCGAGCACGGCGACGGGGCAGTTGGTGTTCCTGCCGCTGCTTGCGTCGATCGTCACGCGGTACGGCTGGCGTCCGGCCGCGTTGCTCGTCGCGGGGGCGGCCGCCGCGGTGATCCCGCTCGTGGCCTTCCTGCTCCGCGAACGCCCCTCCGACCTGGGCCTGGGCCGCTACGGCGAGCAACCCGATGCGGCCGAGATCCGGCCCGTCGCGGGGAACCCGGCCCTGGTCGCGATCGACGCCCTTCGCAGCGGGCTGCGTTCTCGCGATTTCTGGCTGCTGGCGGGGAGCTTCTTCGTCTGCGGGGCCAGCACCAACGGCCTGATCGGCACGCACCTGATCCCGGCCTGCATGGACTTCGGGATCCCCGAGGTTCAGGCGGCGTCGCTGCTGGCGTTGATGGGGCTCTTCGACCTCGTGGGGACGACCGGCTCCGGCTGGCTGTCCGATCGGCTGGACAACCGCGTGCTGCTGAGCTGGTATTACGGGCTCCGCGGGCTGGCCCTGATCGTCTTGCCGATGTGCCTGGGCTCCGCCTCGTGGGGGCTGCCGATCTTCGCCCTGATCTACGGTCTGGACTGGATCGCCACGGTCCCGCCGACGGTGCGCCTGACCTCGGACGCCTTCGGCCGCGAACGCTCGGGCGTGATGTTCGGCTGGATCGTTGCGGCCCACCAGCTCGGCGCGGCGACAGCCGCCCTTGGCGCGGGGACGATCCGGTCGTGGACCGGCGACTACGAGCGGGCGTTCCTGACCTCGGGCGCTCTCTGCCTGATCACCGCCGGCTTCGTCCTCCAGATCGGCCGGTCGCGTCCTCACAAGGCCGAATCCGAATCCGTCGAGGCCATGGCGGAAGCAGCGCTCGGCTAA
- a CDS encoding TetR/AcrR family transcriptional regulator — MNPSKTARERVLETAEDLFYREGVRAVGIDTIIARSGVAKMSLYRNFPSKDDLVVAYLEARNRRFFANWDRAVGSEDAAPRARLRGLIEATLKRVSQAGYRGCPFLNSAAEFPAPDHPARAVISEHKREVRARLLGLCRDLKARNPETLTAQLIVLLDGVYASAGSLTASERAAVLKGAEAMIDASVNCP, encoded by the coding sequence TTGAACCCCTCGAAGACGGCCCGAGAGCGAGTGCTGGAGACGGCCGAAGACCTCTTCTATCGCGAAGGCGTCCGCGCCGTGGGGATTGACACGATCATCGCTCGTTCGGGCGTCGCGAAGATGAGCCTCTATCGGAACTTCCCCTCAAAGGACGACCTGGTCGTCGCCTATCTGGAGGCGCGGAATCGCCGTTTCTTCGCGAACTGGGATCGGGCGGTCGGGTCTGAAGACGCCGCCCCCCGCGCACGGCTGCGAGGGCTGATCGAAGCGACCCTGAAGCGAGTCAGCCAGGCTGGATATCGCGGCTGCCCGTTCTTGAATTCGGCCGCGGAGTTCCCCGCCCCGGACCACCCGGCGCGGGCGGTGATCTCCGAGCACAAGCGCGAGGTCCGGGCGCGTCTCCTGGGCCTCTGCCGCGACCTGAAAGCGCGAAACCCTGAGACCCTGACTGCGCAGTTGATTGTCCTGCTGGACGGAGTCTACGCATCGGCCGGCTCGCTCACCGCCTCGGAACGCGCCGCCGTCCTCAAAGGGGCCGAAGCGATGATCGACGCCTCGGTCAATTGTCCTTGA
- a CDS encoding dioxygenase family protein, with translation MSMEFSDRATKLNRRTVLQRSVAGAAIVSGMGMAKALAEEPTPGMTQGPYWVDEMLNRSDVTTDPATGQVALGFPLRLTICVSQLDANGTPTPLPGAFVDIWHCNAVGVYSDVEAQNTVGMKFLRGYQVTNARGIVKFTTIYPGWYSGRTVHIHYRVRVYDAENDVVTYNQVAQFFFNDRTSEQVYLTAPYNEHPGRDTFNNTDDIYMADSDDDGAEDGSQLLLTLSAKQEYALGTYNIYLDLNDPELSNGDQGDVGGTPPGGDGGMPPDGGTPPDGGTPPDGFPPGGAPPTA, from the coding sequence ATGTCGATGGAATTTTCCGATCGCGCGACGAAGCTGAACCGACGAACGGTCTTGCAGCGCAGCGTCGCCGGCGCGGCGATCGTCTCGGGGATGGGGATGGCGAAGGCGCTCGCCGAGGAGCCCACGCCGGGCATGACCCAGGGGCCGTACTGGGTCGACGAGATGCTCAACCGCTCGGACGTCACCACCGACCCGGCGACCGGCCAGGTCGCGCTGGGCTTCCCGCTCCGACTGACGATCTGCGTCTCGCAGCTCGACGCCAACGGCACGCCCACGCCGCTTCCCGGGGCCTTTGTGGATATCTGGCACTGCAATGCGGTCGGCGTCTACTCGGACGTCGAGGCGCAGAACACCGTCGGCATGAAGTTCCTCCGCGGCTACCAGGTGACGAACGCCCGGGGGATCGTCAAGTTCACGACGATCTACCCCGGCTGGTACAGCGGCCGGACCGTCCACATCCACTACCGGGTCCGCGTGTACGACGCCGAAAACGACGTGGTGACCTACAACCAGGTCGCTCAATTCTTCTTCAACGATCGGACGTCCGAGCAGGTCTATCTGACCGCTCCCTACAATGAGCACCCGGGCCGCGACACCTTCAACAACACCGACGACATCTACATGGCCGACTCCGACGACGACGGCGCCGAGGACGGCTCGCAGCTCCTGCTGACCCTGTCGGCCAAGCAGGAATACGCCCTCGGGACGTACAACATCTACCTCGACCTGAACGACCCCGAACTGAGCAACGGCGATCAGGGCGACGTCGGCGGTACGCCCCCCGGAGGCGACGGCGGCATGCCTCCCGACGGCGGCACGCCTCCCGATGGCGGCACGCCTCCCGATGGCTTCCCCCCCGGCGGCGCCCCTCCCACCGCCTGA
- a CDS encoding choice-of-anchor R domain-containing protein — MVSPSRCCGAGALLAFVLLGLSSAAQADIILADNLSQTTGGADAVTGASWLAASFQTDGSAYSLSSLTLDLARTSIGGSVVVDLYTDGDLEPGSLLATYSADSSISTTASPIVFSIYDMILSANTTYWVVLRAVTGEFEWSWASSNLGSGVGFSTTTAMSDDAGSTWFTADSYPYQMSVTAAAVPEPGSIALAALGAVCVVPVLRRARRRA; from the coding sequence ATGGTTTCTCCCAGCCGTTGCTGTGGAGCGGGGGCGCTGTTGGCCTTCGTTCTGCTCGGCCTCTCGTCGGCGGCGCAGGCCGACATCATCCTCGCGGACAACCTCTCGCAAACCACCGGCGGCGCCGACGCCGTGACGGGTGCGAGCTGGCTGGCCGCCAGTTTCCAGACCGACGGCTCGGCCTACTCGCTCTCCAGCCTGACGCTGGATCTGGCCCGGACGTCGATCGGCGGCTCGGTCGTCGTCGACCTTTACACCGACGGGGACCTGGAGCCGGGCTCGCTCCTGGCCACGTATTCGGCCGACTCCAGCATCTCGACGACGGCCTCGCCGATCGTGTTCTCGATCTACGACATGATCCTGTCCGCGAACACGACTTACTGGGTCGTCCTGCGGGCCGTCACCGGCGAATTCGAATGGTCGTGGGCTTCCTCGAACCTCGGCTCGGGCGTCGGTTTCTCGACCACGACGGCGATGAGCGACGACGCCGGCTCGACGTGGTTCACGGCCGATTCGTACCCCTACCAGATGAGCGTGACCGCCGCGGCCGTCCCCGAGCCCGGCTCGATCGCCCTGGCCGCGCTGGGAGCCGTTTGCGTCGTCCCGGTCCTCCGTCGCGCCCGCCGCCGGGCCTGA
- a CDS encoding CRTAC1 family protein gives MPFSRRLLAASTVLALIPACGDPRPVEPSVPAAKVEKPAAPPAPPGPRFVEVARSAGLTTMIHAGGPDKDHILESTGTGCAFVDYDGDGRLDVFLVNSWALDENPSQVRARGRNALYRNKGDGTFEDVSAKAGVDDDSWGCGVSAGDYDGDGLVDLYVTNFGPNRLYRNKGDGTFEEVAARAGVADAGWGAGSAFFDADGDGDLDLYVANYIEATMDEVLAARRTTAWRDMVKVLAGPFGLRGGRDRFYRNNGDGTFRDATEEAGMTDTAESYGLGVLASDLDNDGDVDVFVANDSNPNFLYRNDGHGKFTEIGAWSGAGVNAGGVAQAGMGVDAADFDGDGLQDILLTTFAQDSATLFHNDGELAFQDVSVAVGLKAITYRALKWGCGFFDFDHDGDVDVVIANGHIYPQVDLSPELNENYRQLPFLLRNDRAKLVDVSREAGPGFQVAASARGLALGDYDDDGDLDLLMTAMDSPPLLLRNEAPIAGHWLKLRLLTARGGPALNARAVVTLGGKAQLRELRSGSSHQSQNALELHFGLGAAAVVDRLEITWPGGGKTVMEHVEADRTLTLRQPK, from the coding sequence ATGCCCTTCTCGCGCAGGCTGCTGGCGGCTTCGACCGTACTGGCCCTGATCCCCGCGTGCGGCGATCCCCGGCCGGTTGAGCCGTCGGTTCCTGCGGCGAAGGTTGAGAAGCCTGCGGCGCCGCCGGCCCCGCCTGGCCCTCGTTTCGTGGAGGTCGCCAGGTCGGCCGGGCTGACGACGATGATCCACGCCGGGGGACCGGACAAGGATCACATTTTGGAGTCCACCGGCACCGGCTGCGCGTTCGTCGACTACGACGGCGACGGCCGGCTCGACGTCTTCCTCGTCAACTCGTGGGCGCTCGACGAGAATCCCTCTCAGGTACGCGCCAGGGGGCGGAACGCCCTCTACCGCAACAAGGGGGACGGAACCTTCGAGGACGTCTCGGCGAAGGCCGGCGTCGACGACGATTCCTGGGGTTGCGGCGTTTCTGCGGGCGACTACGACGGCGACGGCCTCGTCGATCTCTACGTCACCAACTTCGGCCCCAACCGCCTGTATCGCAACAAGGGGGACGGGACTTTCGAGGAGGTCGCCGCGAGGGCGGGCGTCGCCGATGCGGGTTGGGGCGCGGGCTCGGCCTTCTTCGACGCCGACGGCGACGGCGACCTTGATTTGTACGTTGCTAACTATATTGAAGCGACGATGGATGAGGTCCTCGCCGCCCGTCGAACCACCGCCTGGCGCGACATGGTGAAGGTCCTCGCCGGACCGTTCGGCCTTCGCGGCGGCCGCGACCGCTTCTATCGCAACAACGGCGACGGGACCTTTCGGGACGCCACCGAGGAGGCCGGTATGACCGACACAGCCGAGTCCTACGGACTGGGCGTGCTGGCCTCCGACCTCGACAACGACGGCGACGTCGACGTCTTCGTCGCCAACGACTCCAACCCCAACTTCCTCTACCGCAACGACGGCCACGGCAAGTTCACGGAGATCGGCGCATGGAGCGGGGCTGGTGTGAACGCCGGGGGCGTCGCCCAGGCCGGCATGGGCGTCGACGCCGCCGACTTCGACGGCGACGGCCTTCAGGACATCCTCCTCACGACGTTCGCCCAGGACTCCGCCACCCTCTTCCACAACGACGGCGAGCTGGCCTTTCAGGACGTCTCCGTTGCGGTGGGCCTCAAGGCCATCACCTACCGAGCCTTGAAATGGGGATGTGGGTTCTTCGACTTCGACCACGACGGCGACGTGGACGTCGTCATCGCCAACGGCCACATCTATCCTCAAGTCGACCTCTCGCCCGAGCTGAATGAGAACTATCGCCAGCTTCCGTTCCTGCTCCGCAACGACCGGGCGAAGCTCGTCGACGTCTCGCGCGAGGCCGGCCCCGGCTTCCAGGTCGCCGCCTCGGCGCGGGGCCTGGCTCTGGGCGACTACGACGACGACGGCGACCTGGACCTGCTCATGACGGCGATGGACTCCCCGCCGCTCCTCCTCCGCAACGAGGCTCCGATCGCCGGCCACTGGCTGAAGCTGCGCCTGTTGACGGCTCGCGGCGGCCCGGCGCTAAACGCGCGGGCCGTCGTCACGCTGGGCGGCAAGGCGCAGCTCCGCGAGCTGCGCAGCGGGTCGTCCCACCAGTCGCAGAACGCCCTTGAACTCCACTTCGGCCTGGGCGCGGCCGCCGTCGTCGACCGCCTCGAAATCACATGGCCCGGCGGTGGCAAGACCGTGATGGAGCACGTCGAGGCCGACCGCACGCTGACGCTTCGCCAGCCGAAATGA
- a CDS encoding glycoside hydrolase family 10 protein, with protein sequence MLATMLAVCANIIAAPPEPPPIPREFRSAWIATVDNIDWPSKPGLPADQQQNEARAILDRLKASNFNAAILQVRPATDALYPSELEPWSYYLTGTEGKAPEPGYDPLKFWIDEAHARGIQLHAWFNPFRARQGGAKHEHAASHVSKAHPERVRRYGKLLWMDPGDPEARKQTLDVVMDVVRRYDVDGVHIDDYFYPYPESDPQTKVEIDFPDDATWSRENKGNDPAARADWRRANMSTMVHTLYEAIKQAKPHVLFGISPFGVPRPGKPAGVVGFDQYAKLYADTETWLTSGWLDYWTPQLYWKIDSPGQPFGPLLNYWIEINKKGRHVWPGLYASKYEVEEIVNQIKLVREAPGDDGVAMFSMKTILKDRRNLATSLAEGLFREPALVPASPWLGDKAPQVNGGLITTSEGGLSASTAAGEPAASWLIQRRKGDVWTTEVVYSPNLYSTLMGCDAVVVTPISRTGVAGPSVAGKPFR encoded by the coding sequence GTGCTCGCCACGATGCTCGCCGTTTGCGCCAACATCATCGCCGCCCCGCCGGAGCCGCCGCCGATCCCCCGTGAGTTCCGCTCCGCGTGGATCGCGACGGTCGACAACATCGATTGGCCCAGCAAACCGGGACTGCCGGCCGACCAGCAGCAGAACGAGGCGCGGGCGATCCTGGATCGGTTGAAGGCGTCGAACTTCAACGCGGCCATCCTTCAGGTTCGCCCCGCGACCGACGCCCTTTATCCGTCGGAGCTGGAGCCCTGGTCGTACTACCTGACGGGGACCGAGGGGAAGGCCCCCGAACCGGGCTACGACCCGCTGAAGTTCTGGATCGACGAGGCCCACGCGCGGGGCATTCAGCTCCACGCCTGGTTCAACCCCTTCCGCGCCCGCCAGGGAGGCGCGAAGCACGAGCACGCCGCGAGCCACGTGTCAAAGGCCCATCCTGAGCGCGTTCGCCGGTACGGCAAGCTCCTCTGGATGGATCCCGGCGATCCCGAGGCGCGGAAGCAGACTCTCGACGTCGTGATGGACGTCGTCCGCCGCTACGACGTCGACGGCGTCCATATCGACGATTACTTCTACCCCTATCCCGAAAGCGATCCCCAGACCAAGGTCGAGATCGACTTCCCCGACGACGCCACGTGGTCACGTGAAAACAAGGGGAACGACCCCGCTGCTCGCGCCGATTGGCGGCGAGCCAACATGAGCACGATGGTCCACACGCTGTACGAAGCGATCAAGCAGGCCAAGCCGCACGTCCTTTTCGGCATCAGCCCGTTCGGCGTCCCTCGCCCCGGCAAACCGGCCGGCGTGGTGGGATTCGACCAGTACGCCAAGCTCTACGCCGACACCGAAACCTGGCTGACCTCCGGCTGGCTCGACTACTGGACGCCTCAGCTCTACTGGAAGATCGACTCGCCGGGCCAGCCGTTCGGCCCGCTGCTGAACTACTGGATCGAGATCAACAAGAAGGGCCGACACGTCTGGCCGGGCCTCTACGCCAGCAAGTATGAGGTCGAGGAGATCGTCAACCAGATCAAGCTCGTCCGCGAAGCCCCCGGCGACGACGGCGTCGCCATGTTCAGCATGAAGACGATCCTCAAGGACCGCCGCAACCTGGCCACAAGCCTCGCCGAAGGCCTCTTCCGCGAGCCCGCGCTGGTGCCGGCCTCGCCGTGGCTCGGCGATAAAGCACCGCAAGTCAACGGCGGTCTCATCACGACGAGCGAAGGCGGTCTTTCGGCTTCGACCGCCGCCGGAGAACCCGCCGCAAGTTGGCTGATCCAGCGCCGCAAGGGTGACGTGTGGACCACCGAGGTCGTCTACAGCCCAAACCTCTATTCAACCCTGATGGGATGCGACGCCGTCGTCGTCACCCCGATTAGCCGAACGGGCGTCGCCGGCCCCAGCGTCGCCGGCAAGCCCTTCCGTTGA
- a CDS encoding ferritin-like domain-containing protein, which yields MPQENTAEKITRKQLIDLLNEDLSREYQAIIAYVNYSQVLKGAQYMAIAAELEVHAGEELDHAIRIAKQIDYLGGMPSVTPKPVKTSDKAEDMLRFDLDNENETIRNYRRRVRQCEALGEYALAEELRSILVQEQEHQIDLATALGVDVPDVSEPDERA from the coding sequence ATGCCCCAGGAAAACACCGCCGAAAAGATCACCCGCAAGCAGCTTATCGACCTGCTCAACGAGGACCTCTCCCGCGAATATCAGGCGATCATCGCTTATGTGAACTACTCGCAGGTGCTCAAGGGCGCTCAGTACATGGCGATCGCCGCCGAGCTGGAAGTCCACGCCGGCGAGGAGTTGGATCACGCCATCCGCATCGCCAAGCAGATCGACTACCTCGGCGGCATGCCCAGCGTCACGCCGAAGCCGGTGAAAACCTCAGACAAGGCCGAGGACATGCTCCGGTTCGATCTCGACAACGAGAACGAGACGATCCGCAACTACCGCAGGCGCGTCCGCCAGTGCGAGGCCCTCGGCGAGTACGCTCTCGCCGAAGAGCTGCGCTCGATCCTGGTGCAGGAGCAGGAGCACCAGATCGACCTGGCCACCGCCCTGGGCGTCGACGTCCCGGACGTCTCCGAGCCCGACGAGCGGGCCTGA
- a CDS encoding PP2C family protein-serine/threonine phosphatase, translating into MSKRAHDSGPGSMKCMEIRGGNLAVEESFEAPGLDQWVYSRPYESAESGGDVHYFSLCGGGIISRLILADVSGHGSAVSEVGASLRKLIRKNINVKKQGRLVRDLNRQFAEVARLSWFATAVVATYLATDRSLTISNAGHPRPFLYRASTKTWEVLDRPVESPGNLPWGLDEETAYHQFSVSLERDDVVLFYTDALVEAADPSGRQLGEDGLIGLARGLTVRDDPREFTIGRDLLQAVADHRGGGEADDDLTLVAWRQNGDGPRHPSLTEKIDVYAKVFGLRDY; encoded by the coding sequence ATGTCGAAGCGCGCGCACGACTCCGGGCCGGGATCGATGAAGTGCATGGAGATCCGGGGCGGCAACCTGGCCGTCGAGGAGTCGTTCGAAGCGCCGGGACTCGACCAGTGGGTCTACAGCCGGCCGTACGAGTCGGCCGAGAGCGGCGGCGATGTGCACTACTTCTCGCTCTGCGGCGGGGGGATCATCTCGCGCCTGATTCTCGCCGACGTCTCCGGGCACGGCTCGGCGGTTTCCGAGGTCGGCGCTTCGCTCCGCAAGTTGATTCGGAAGAACATCAACGTCAAGAAGCAGGGAAGGCTCGTCCGCGACCTGAACCGTCAGTTCGCGGAGGTCGCCCGGTTGAGCTGGTTCGCGACGGCCGTTGTGGCGACGTACCTGGCCACTGACCGAAGCCTGACGATCTCCAACGCCGGCCACCCGCGCCCGTTTTTGTATCGAGCCTCGACGAAGACGTGGGAAGTCCTCGACAGGCCCGTTGAGAGCCCTGGCAACCTTCCGTGGGGACTCGACGAAGAGACGGCGTACCACCAGTTCTCGGTCTCGCTTGAACGAGACGACGTGGTCCTCTTCTACACCGACGCCCTGGTCGAGGCGGCCGACCCGTCGGGCCGGCAACTCGGCGAGGACGGCCTGATCGGCCTGGCCCGAGGGCTCACCGTCCGCGACGACCCGCGCGAGTTCACCATCGGTCGCGACCTGCTGCAAGCCGTGGCCGACCACCGAGGAGGCGGCGAGGCCGACGACGACCTCACCCTCGTCGCCTGGCGCCAGAATGGCGACGGCCCGCGCCATCCCTCGCTCACTGAGAAGATCGACGTCTACGCCAAGGTCTTCGGCCTCCGAGACTACTGA